The Quadrisphaera setariae genome includes a window with the following:
- a CDS encoding NTP transferase domain-containing protein — protein sequence MSAPTRPPAPAWGVVVPAGGRGSRLGGVDKPALDLGGRGLLEHLLDGLPAGVPVALVGPPRPLALEVDRPVLRCREEPPGGGPAAALAAGVATLLAGAVPAARGDGLAQDGLDVVVVLPGDAPHAAAAVPALLSALSRSPGAEAAVAVDAGGRRQVLVAAHRAGALAGRVAELGREQGLAGLPAARLLPPADRLVEVAVDADLLADVDSPGDLERLEHLHRLRRARGAGPA from the coding sequence GTGTCCGCCCCCACGCGCCCGCCAGCACCCGCGTGGGGGGTGGTCGTGCCGGCCGGTGGGCGGGGTTCCCGCCTGGGCGGCGTCGACAAGCCGGCGCTCGACCTGGGGGGCCGTGGCCTGCTCGAACACCTGCTGGACGGCCTGCCCGCCGGGGTGCCGGTGGCGCTGGTGGGGCCGCCGCGCCCGCTGGCGCTGGAGGTGGACCGGCCGGTGCTGCGGTGCCGCGAGGAGCCCCCGGGCGGCGGGCCCGCGGCGGCGCTGGCGGCGGGGGTCGCCACCCTCCTCGCCGGCGCCGTCCCGGCGGCCCGCGGGGACGGGCTCGCCCAGGACGGGCTCGACGTCGTCGTCGTCCTGCCGGGTGACGCCCCGCACGCCGCGGCGGCGGTGCCGGCGCTGCTGTCCGCCCTGTCCCGGAGCCCGGGGGCCGAGGCGGCGGTGGCGGTGGACGCGGGCGGCCGGCGGCAGGTGCTCGTGGCGGCGCACCGCGCCGGCGCGCTGGCCGGTCGCGTCGCGGAGCTGGGTCGCGAGCAGGGGCTGGCCGGGCTGCCGGCCGCCCGTCTGCTGCCCCCCGCGGACCGCCTCGTGGAGGTGGCCGTGGACGCGGACCTGCTCGCCGACGTCGACTCCCCCGGGGACCTCGAGCGGCTCGAGCACCTCCACCGCCTCCGCAGGGCGCGCGGGGCCGGGCCTGCGTAG
- a CDS encoding DUF742 domain-containing protein, translating into MVSDHAGRRADALDDHDDGEELPTVRPYAVAGGRRAPSAAELPLEALVQALGAPATGMTRECRSILELTASGWLSVAELSAHVRLPVPVARVVIADLQRSGAVRVHAPVLPPVGASRGGAAGRAGDWAPSSPRSVLESVLDGISSL; encoded by the coding sequence GTGGTCAGCGACCACGCCGGTCGTCGCGCGGACGCGCTCGACGACCACGACGACGGCGAGGAGCTCCCCACCGTCCGTCCCTACGCCGTGGCCGGGGGCCGGCGCGCCCCGAGCGCCGCCGAGCTGCCGCTGGAGGCGCTCGTGCAGGCGCTGGGGGCCCCCGCGACGGGCATGACCCGCGAGTGCCGCAGCATCCTCGAGCTCACCGCCTCCGGGTGGCTCTCGGTGGCCGAGCTGTCCGCGCACGTCCGCCTCCCCGTGCCCGTGGCGCGGGTGGTCATCGCCGACCTGCAGCGTTCCGGCGCCGTGCGGGTCCACGCCCCCGTCCTGCCCCCCGTCGGGGCCTCGCGCGGCGGTGCCGCCGGCCGCGCGGGGGACTGGGCGCCCTCGTCCCCCCGCAGCGTCCTGGAGAGCGTCCTCGATGGCATCAGCAGCCTCTGA
- a CDS encoding GTP-binding protein, protein MVETGGEAPTTVKIVIAGGFAVGKTTFIGSLSDIEPLSTEAAMTEHSVGVDDAGGVSDRKTTTTVAMDFGRIALPGNLWLYLFGTPGQDRFLFMWDDLVRGAIGAVVLVDTERLEQCFSAVDYFEQRGIPFVVAVNCFDGVARHELEDVREALAVPDHVPVLYTDARARPATKQALVTLVQLAVQQLAA, encoded by the coding sequence GTGGTCGAGACCGGCGGCGAGGCACCGACCACCGTCAAGATCGTCATCGCCGGCGGATTCGCGGTGGGGAAGACGACCTTCATCGGGTCGCTGTCCGACATCGAGCCGCTGAGCACCGAGGCGGCCATGACCGAGCACTCGGTAGGCGTCGACGACGCCGGCGGCGTCAGCGACCGCAAGACCACCACCACGGTGGCCATGGACTTCGGCCGCATCGCGCTGCCGGGCAACCTCTGGCTGTACCTGTTCGGGACGCCCGGCCAGGACCGGTTCCTCTTCATGTGGGACGACCTCGTCCGCGGCGCCATCGGCGCGGTCGTGCTGGTCGACACCGAGCGCCTGGAGCAGTGCTTCTCCGCCGTCGACTACTTCGAGCAGCGCGGCATCCCCTTCGTGGTGGCCGTCAACTGCTTCGACGGCGTGGCCCGGCACGAGCTGGAGGACGTCCGCGAGGCCCTCGCCGTCCCCGACCACGTGCCGGTGCTCTACACCGACGCCCGCGCGCGCCCCGCCACCAAGCAGGCCCTCGTGACGCTGGTGCAGCTGGCGGTGCAGCAGCTCGCCGCCTGA
- a CDS encoding GNAT family N-acetyltransferase — MSPAVPSGAPVEPVLRRATRDDLPALRVFDSRAFGFTWGEPDFAGFEPLFEPERFVLAHEPTAPGLAASDALVGAAGAYSMTMTVPGGARLPVPGVTWVGVALHQRRRGLLRRLFADLHAGLVDHGAALAVLTASEATIYGRFGYGAATTNRSVRVDRRRARLAPAAEALAGAEVARHATASAVRGHLADVHERWCAATPGAMARSAAWWDWLLADTPDQRSGGSELFVLVHPDGYATYRVADDGARARVVDLVAATPAAHASLWRSLLALDLVEEVTAGRAVPLDDPLPHLLVDPAVVTTTAVEDGVWVRLLDVPAALAARTYACEVDVVLDVDDGGGLGGVDASGRVRLRGGPDGAECTRTDAAPDVRLGVAALGATYLGGTRLGPLARAGLVEADEPAVLARLGAALLGEREPQYGTSF, encoded by the coding sequence GTGAGCCCCGCTGTGCCCTCCGGCGCCCCCGTCGAGCCCGTCCTGCGCCGCGCGACCCGCGACGACCTGCCCGCCCTGCGGGTCTTCGACAGCCGGGCCTTCGGCTTCACCTGGGGCGAGCCCGACTTCGCCGGCTTCGAGCCCCTCTTCGAGCCGGAGCGGTTCGTGCTGGCCCACGAGCCCACCGCTCCCGGCCTCGCCGCGTCCGACGCGCTCGTCGGAGCGGCGGGCGCGTACTCCATGACGATGACCGTGCCCGGTGGCGCGCGGCTCCCGGTACCGGGCGTCACCTGGGTGGGCGTGGCCCTGCACCAGCGACGCCGCGGACTGCTGCGGCGCCTGTTCGCCGACCTGCACGCGGGCCTGGTCGACCACGGCGCCGCGCTCGCGGTGCTGACGGCCAGTGAGGCGACCATCTACGGCCGCTTCGGCTACGGCGCCGCCACCACCAACCGCTCCGTGCGGGTCGACCGGCGCCGTGCCCGCCTCGCTCCCGCCGCCGAGGCCCTGGCGGGCGCTGAGGTCGCGCGCCACGCCACCGCCTCCGCCGTCCGCGGGCACCTCGCCGACGTCCACGAGCGCTGGTGCGCCGCCACGCCCGGTGCGATGGCCCGCAGCGCCGCCTGGTGGGACTGGCTGCTGGCCGACACCCCCGACCAGCGCTCCGGGGGCAGTGAGCTGTTCGTGCTCGTCCACCCCGACGGGTACGCCACCTACCGGGTCGCCGACGACGGCGCCCGTGCCCGGGTGGTGGACCTCGTGGCCGCCACCCCGGCCGCCCACGCCTCGCTGTGGCGCTCGCTGCTGGCGCTCGACCTCGTGGAGGAGGTCACCGCCGGCCGCGCCGTCCCCCTCGACGACCCCTTGCCGCACCTGCTGGTGGACCCCGCCGTCGTCACGACCACCGCGGTGGAGGACGGCGTCTGGGTGCGGCTGCTCGACGTCCCCGCGGCGCTCGCCGCCCGCACGTACGCGTGCGAGGTCGATGTGGTCCTCGACGTCGACGACGGCGGCGGCCTGGGCGGCGTCGACGCCTCCGGCCGCGTCCGCCTGCGCGGGGGCCCGGACGGCGCGGAGTGCACCCGCACCGACGCCGCGCCCGACGTCCGCCTCGGCGTCGCCGCGCTGGGGGCCACCTACCTCGGCGGCACGCGGCTGGGGCCGCTGGCGCGCGCCGGCCTCGTGGAGGCCGACGAGCCGGCCGTCCTGGCGAGGCTCGGGGCCGCGCTGCTGGGCGAGCGCGAGCCCCAGTACGGCACCTCCTTCTGA
- a CDS encoding roadblock/LC7 domain-containing protein, which yields MTAQTGQSTQAPAGGETTAAGFSWLLDDFVRRVPGARNTLAVSADGLLMAMSADLDRTEGDQLSAIVAGMSSLTRGAARQLRGGEVRQAIVEMDELFLFTMSVSDGSVLAVVADASCDVGMVGYEMAMLVSRADAALTPQLVAEMRAALPVDGPGRSPREG from the coding sequence GTGACAGCTCAGACCGGCCAGAGCACCCAGGCGCCGGCGGGAGGGGAGACGACCGCCGCGGGCTTCAGCTGGCTCCTGGACGACTTCGTCCGCCGCGTGCCGGGTGCTCGCAACACCCTGGCGGTCTCCGCCGACGGCCTGCTCATGGCGATGTCCGCCGACCTCGACCGCACCGAGGGGGACCAGCTCTCCGCGATCGTGGCGGGCATGTCGAGCCTCACGCGCGGCGCGGCCCGCCAGCTGCGCGGCGGCGAGGTCCGCCAGGCCATCGTCGAGATGGACGAGCTGTTCCTGTTCACCATGAGCGTGTCGGACGGGTCCGTGCTCGCCGTGGTCGCCGACGCCTCCTGCGACGTCGGCATGGTCGGCTACGAGATGGCGATGCTCGTCTCCCGCGCCGACGCCGCGCTGACCCCGCAGCTGGTGGCGGAGATGCGCGCCGCCCTCCCGGTGGACGGGCCCGGACGCTCCCCCCGGGAGGGGTGA
- a CDS encoding PAC2 family protein, which produces MLAPEDLYEVVGEPTPLTSAAAGGEAARGPVLVHALTGFVDAGAASQLVATHLLGRLESRVLARFDVDLVHDYRGRRPPMTFSGDRFEDADLPELVLHEVLDEAGTPFLLLAGSEPDLHWQRFAAAVHQLAQRAQARLAVSLQGIPWAAPHTRPASLTAHASDRALIAGRPRWFDAVVVPGHAGAFVELSLARAGLPSMGFSVHVPHYLGSTTFPPSAVALLEALAQATGLELEAAITDLAATGVEVLAQVDEQVAASAETREAVAALEHQYDAVAAGRGLTGPSLVSPHLPEDEVADGDELAAQLEAFLRSQDDGNDPRS; this is translated from the coding sequence GTGCTGGCACCGGAGGACCTGTACGAGGTGGTCGGCGAGCCGACCCCCCTCACGAGCGCGGCTGCTGGGGGCGAGGCCGCCCGGGGGCCCGTGCTGGTGCACGCCCTCACCGGCTTCGTCGACGCCGGGGCGGCGTCGCAGCTGGTGGCCACCCACCTGCTGGGCCGGCTGGAGTCGCGGGTGCTGGCGCGGTTCGACGTCGACCTCGTGCACGACTACCGCGGCCGCCGCCCCCCGATGACCTTCAGCGGCGACCGGTTCGAGGACGCCGACCTGCCCGAGCTCGTGCTCCACGAGGTGCTCGACGAGGCCGGCACGCCGTTCCTGCTGCTGGCGGGCTCCGAGCCCGACCTGCACTGGCAGCGCTTCGCCGCCGCGGTCCACCAGCTGGCGCAGCGCGCGCAGGCGCGCCTGGCGGTCTCGCTGCAGGGCATCCCGTGGGCGGCGCCGCACACCCGCCCGGCGTCCCTCACCGCCCACGCCAGCGACCGCGCGCTCATCGCAGGGCGGCCGCGGTGGTTCGACGCCGTCGTCGTGCCCGGTCACGCCGGTGCCTTCGTGGAGCTGTCGCTGGCCCGAGCGGGGCTGCCGTCCATGGGCTTCTCGGTGCACGTGCCCCACTACCTCGGCTCCACCACCTTCCCGCCGTCGGCCGTGGCGCTGCTGGAGGCGCTGGCCCAGGCCACGGGCCTGGAGCTGGAGGCCGCGATCACCGACCTCGCCGCCACCGGCGTCGAGGTGCTCGCCCAGGTGGACGAGCAGGTGGCGGCGTCCGCAGAGACCCGCGAGGCCGTGGCGGCGCTGGAGCACCAGTACGACGCCGTGGCCGCCGGTCGCGGTCTGACCGGACCGTCGCTGGTCTCCCCGCACCTGCCCGAGGACGAGGTGGCCGACGGCGACGAGCTCGCCGCGCAGCTGGAGGCCTTCCTGCGTTCCCAGGACGACGGGAACGACCCCCGCAGCTGA
- the cysE gene encoding serine O-acetyltransferase: MSQQPPRSWRERVREDVDAVLLRDPAAHSRLEVVLTSPGLHALWAHRAAHALWRRGPEGRLPARLLAHWARRRTGVEVHPAARLGRRIVIDHGMGVVIGETAVVGDDVLLYHGTTLGGRVSGLQGEQQGRRHPTVGDRAVLGAGATVLGAVRVGDDARVGAGAVVLVDVPDGATAVGIPARVLLPRPAADGGQPQEPAADPS, translated from the coding sequence GTGAGCCAGCAGCCGCCGCGCTCGTGGCGCGAGCGGGTGCGCGAGGACGTCGACGCGGTGCTCCTGCGCGACCCCGCCGCCCACTCGCGCCTCGAGGTGGTGCTCACCTCCCCGGGCCTGCACGCGCTGTGGGCCCACCGCGCCGCGCACGCCCTGTGGCGGCGCGGCCCGGAAGGCCGGCTGCCGGCCAGGCTGCTCGCGCACTGGGCCCGCCGCCGCACCGGCGTGGAGGTCCACCCCGCGGCGCGCCTGGGCCGGCGGATCGTCATCGACCACGGCATGGGCGTGGTGATCGGCGAGACCGCCGTCGTCGGTGACGACGTGCTGCTCTACCACGGCACCACCCTCGGCGGCCGCGTCAGCGGTCTGCAGGGCGAGCAGCAGGGACGCCGGCACCCCACCGTGGGAGACCGGGCGGTCCTCGGTGCCGGTGCGACCGTGCTGGGGGCGGTGCGGGTCGGCGACGACGCCCGCGTGGGCGCTGGCGCCGTCGTCCTCGTGGACGTCCCCGACGGGGCCACAGCGGTCGGGATCCCCGCCCGGGTGCTGCTCCCGCGCCCTGCCGCAGACGGCGGTCAGCCGCAGGAGCCGGCGGCCGACCCGTCCTGA
- a CDS encoding GGDEF domain-containing protein: MRTTTDGSSRRTPAAEAARGLGLIGLLSSAFVLVSTFTPGQHLAVDGAGVRWVCLATAVLAASMYLPVWGRLPHRATLAMVPLALALIAVHNSVGGDDPYRYGVFYLLLYVWLGIHHPRWTSLSTAPLALVSYTVPLLLLHHPGSAWTAVYAVPVFVVVGEVIAARSRALGRANAELRRLAHTDPLTGLLDRRAFTTSAERLKAGGETGVLVAFLDLDGFKPVNDRLGHAAGDALLQRIAAYLVSDVRSGDLVGRLGGDEFALLLRGASASDAEAVVERVRAAVVEASPPGVPVGASVGLSRLDDHPDVETALRAADAAMYEVKRATHRASGSAPRPETSPAERSRA, from the coding sequence ATGAGGACGACGACGGACGGTTCCAGCAGGCGCACGCCCGCCGCCGAGGCGGCTCGCGGCCTGGGGCTGATCGGGCTGCTCTCCTCGGCCTTCGTCCTGGTGTCCACCTTCACGCCCGGCCAGCACCTCGCCGTCGACGGCGCGGGCGTCCGCTGGGTGTGCCTGGCCACCGCCGTCCTGGCGGCGTCGATGTACCTGCCGGTGTGGGGCCGGCTCCCCCACCGCGCCACGCTCGCCATGGTGCCGCTGGCGCTGGCGCTCATCGCCGTCCACAACAGCGTCGGTGGTGACGACCCCTACCGGTACGGCGTCTTCTACCTCCTCCTGTACGTGTGGCTCGGCATCCACCACCCGCGGTGGACCTCGCTGTCGACAGCGCCGCTGGCGCTGGTCTCGTACACGGTGCCGCTGCTGCTGCTGCACCACCCGGGCTCGGCCTGGACCGCGGTGTACGCCGTCCCGGTCTTCGTGGTGGTCGGTGAGGTCATCGCGGCGCGCTCGCGGGCGCTGGGGCGCGCCAACGCCGAGCTGCGCCGGCTGGCGCACACCGACCCGCTGACGGGTCTGCTCGACCGCCGGGCGTTCACCACCTCCGCGGAGCGGCTGAAGGCGGGCGGCGAGACCGGCGTCCTAGTGGCCTTCCTCGACCTCGACGGCTTCAAGCCCGTCAACGACCGCCTCGGGCACGCGGCTGGCGACGCGCTGCTGCAGCGCATCGCCGCCTACCTCGTGAGCGACGTGCGCTCCGGAGACCTCGTGGGGCGCCTGGGGGGCGACGAGTTCGCGCTGCTCTTGCGCGGCGCCTCCGCGTCAGACGCGGAGGCCGTGGTCGAGCGGGTGCGGGCGGCGGTGGTGGAGGCCTCACCGCCAGGGGTCCCCGTCGGCGCCAGCGTGGGGCTGTCGCGGCTGGACGACCACCCCGACGTGGAGACCGCCCTGCGGGCCGCCGATGCCGCCATGTACGAGGTCAAGCGCGCCACCCACCGCGCGAGCGGGAGCGCTCCCCGGCCGGAGACCTCCCCGGCGGAGCGCTCCCGCGCCTGA
- a CDS encoding ATP-binding protein, giving the protein MVRNLSIRSRILAVLAVPVLVLVAAAAVFSWNGFAAARDAAALRGAVQAARDVPALVAALDTERTASTRVLGGDAAASTDLSQARSATDALLERSTRALQQVDTGRLGEEPGRAVAAALATAGQVRDVRALVDQGQQSPTFVSATYETAIGAQSELPGALAEDADPAGADALRAASAVQQQIGLLADERDVGTRALTTSIGISTAERSSLLGLTAQISTNRSEAVRLARSAGVQIPQPSVAFVQLRTAVEADPGAGFALPSVESWRSALNSEIAALGPSAQALSAASLDAVTQQADSARTTAIAVTAGALAAVLVPLLIALLIARGITEPLRALTRAAGDVRERLPRLVEAAHSGDGTDSADGAAPEAELEPIPVRGRDEVGRLATAFNEVNATTVQVAREQAALRSSIASTFVTVARRDQALLNRQLAFIDGLERAEEDPQTLEDLFTLDHLATRMRRNAESLLVLAGIDSGRRLRAPMPLSDVVRTASSEIEDYRRVDLALGADPAVLGHLALPAAHLLAELLENATRSSDPSTRVRVATSPSPWGVLLTVTDEGIGMTPAQRAEVAARLADPSASAAVGASELGYFVVGRIARRLGATVEVHAGAARGTVVAVSLPASVFAGTVQAADPGTRASQPALPVRATSTGALPAVRLPETAAAAVPGPLPVAARAAEAAAAASEQAPAAATTTGGLPRRAPRAAQAAQGVQRARAATGQLSAVAPVSSASSASSAPAAAPKPAAAGAVERPGAPVDPAVARRSAVFRTFTSRRSDLGTAPEAPREIDLTALRSPLEAAAPTGAATAPAAASSAAEPRAVAPAVSLSALEEAVEPYSPTTTPASGGAALPAREVERSRGGHAAPRRGLFQRLTTGSLPAVPAAEPAPAAPEQSEAAEAAEVRPMTRRELRALEASGRLTAVRGPRTGPQRATAPKTGPQRAVLPPAPQTPPSRSAAPLPEPAASRPAPAPVAPPLVPAPTAVVTGPITGPTQLPAGLVLPADETPFTPVSSASGAGAASLPRRSPGAPAAAEGGSDRAAGWLAQPGAPLRPLRSMPPATGVSPALASFETGRIPREPYRPSAHASGAAPLARRAPSSSPSSSAPRSAVAQHPPRRREPSEVRSMLAGYTSGVSRARRTPAGAQSDTQTKEER; this is encoded by the coding sequence ATGGTCCGCAACCTCAGCATCAGGTCCCGGATCCTGGCCGTCCTGGCGGTGCCGGTCCTGGTGCTCGTGGCGGCAGCGGCCGTCTTCTCCTGGAACGGCTTCGCCGCCGCGCGCGACGCCGCCGCGCTGCGAGGCGCCGTGCAGGCCGCGCGGGACGTCCCCGCCCTGGTCGCCGCCCTCGACACCGAGCGCACCGCGTCCACGAGGGTGCTCGGCGGAGACGCCGCGGCCTCCACCGACCTCTCCCAGGCCCGCTCCGCCACCGACGCCCTGCTCGAGCGCTCCACCCGCGCCCTGCAGCAGGTCGACACGGGCCGCCTCGGCGAGGAGCCCGGCCGAGCCGTGGCCGCGGCGCTCGCCACCGCCGGCCAGGTGCGCGACGTCCGGGCCCTCGTCGACCAGGGCCAGCAGAGCCCCACCTTCGTCTCCGCCACCTACGAGACGGCCATCGGCGCGCAGAGCGAGCTGCCCGGCGCGCTCGCGGAGGACGCCGACCCTGCCGGCGCCGACGCCCTGCGGGCCGCCAGCGCGGTCCAGCAGCAGATCGGCCTGCTCGCGGACGAGCGCGACGTCGGCACGCGCGCCCTCACCACGAGCATCGGCATCAGCACGGCGGAGCGGTCCAGCCTGCTGGGCCTGACCGCGCAGATCTCCACCAACCGCAGCGAGGCCGTGCGCCTCGCCCGCAGCGCCGGTGTGCAGATCCCCCAGCCCAGCGTGGCGTTCGTCCAGCTGCGCACCGCCGTGGAGGCGGACCCGGGCGCCGGCTTCGCCCTGCCGTCGGTCGAGTCCTGGCGCTCCGCGCTGAACTCGGAGATCGCCGCCCTGGGCCCCTCCGCGCAGGCGCTGTCCGCCGCGAGCCTGGACGCCGTGACCCAGCAGGCCGACAGCGCCCGCACCACGGCGATCGCCGTGACCGCGGGGGCGCTCGCCGCCGTCCTCGTGCCGCTGCTCATCGCGCTGCTCATCGCCCGCGGCATCACCGAGCCGCTGCGGGCGCTCACCCGCGCCGCGGGCGACGTGCGCGAGCGCCTGCCCCGCCTCGTGGAGGCCGCTCACTCCGGGGACGGCACCGACAGCGCCGACGGCGCCGCGCCCGAGGCCGAGCTCGAGCCGATCCCGGTGCGGGGTCGCGACGAGGTCGGCCGCCTGGCCACGGCCTTCAACGAGGTGAACGCCACGACGGTTCAGGTGGCCCGGGAGCAGGCGGCGCTGCGCTCCTCCATCGCGAGCACCTTCGTCACCGTGGCCCGCCGCGACCAGGCCCTGCTCAACCGGCAGCTGGCGTTCATCGACGGCCTCGAGCGCGCTGAGGAGGACCCCCAGACCCTCGAGGACCTCTTCACCCTCGACCACCTCGCCACCCGCATGCGGCGCAACGCCGAGTCGCTGCTGGTGCTCGCCGGCATCGACAGCGGGCGCCGCCTGCGCGCCCCGATGCCGCTGTCGGACGTGGTCCGCACCGCGTCCAGCGAGATCGAGGACTACCGCCGGGTCGACCTCGCGCTCGGTGCGGACCCGGCCGTGCTGGGCCACCTCGCGCTGCCCGCCGCGCACCTGCTGGCGGAGCTGCTCGAGAACGCCACCCGCTCCTCCGACCCCTCCACCCGCGTGCGCGTGGCGACGTCGCCGTCGCCCTGGGGCGTGCTGCTGACCGTGACCGACGAGGGCATCGGCATGACCCCCGCCCAGCGCGCCGAGGTGGCCGCCCGCCTGGCCGACCCGTCGGCGAGCGCGGCCGTCGGCGCCTCCGAGCTCGGCTACTTCGTGGTGGGCCGCATCGCGCGCCGCCTGGGCGCCACGGTGGAGGTCCACGCCGGGGCCGCCCGGGGCACCGTGGTGGCCGTCTCGCTGCCGGCGTCGGTGTTCGCCGGGACCGTCCAGGCGGCCGACCCCGGCACCCGGGCGTCCCAGCCCGCGCTGCCCGTGCGGGCGACCTCCACCGGAGCGCTCCCGGCGGTCCGCCTGCCCGAGACGGCCGCCGCGGCGGTGCCCGGCCCGCTGCCCGTCGCCGCGCGCGCTGCGGAGGCGGCGGCCGCCGCCTCCGAGCAGGCACCCGCCGCTGCGACGACGACGGGTGGCCTCCCGCGCCGCGCCCCGCGCGCGGCGCAGGCGGCCCAGGGCGTGCAGAGGGCCCGCGCGGCCACCGGGCAGCTCTCAGCGGTCGCGCCCGTGTCCTCAGCGTCCTCAGCGTCCTCGGCACCGGCCGCGGCGCCGAAGCCGGCGGCCGCAGGCGCCGTGGAGCGGCCCGGCGCCCCGGTCGACCCGGCGGTGGCCCGCCGCAGCGCGGTGTTCCGCACCTTCACCTCGCGCCGCTCGGACCTCGGGACCGCCCCGGAGGCCCCCCGCGAGATCGACCTCACCGCCCTCCGGTCCCCGCTGGAGGCCGCCGCGCCCACGGGGGCCGCGACGGCGCCGGCCGCAGCGTCGAGCGCCGCGGAGCCCCGCGCCGTCGCGCCCGCGGTCTCGCTCTCGGCGCTCGAGGAGGCCGTGGAGCCGTACTCGCCCACCACCACCCCGGCGAGCGGGGGCGCGGCTCTGCCGGCCCGCGAGGTCGAGCGCTCCCGCGGCGGTCACGCCGCCCCCAGGCGCGGTCTGTTCCAGCGGCTCACCACCGGCTCGCTGCCCGCCGTCCCGGCTGCCGAGCCCGCCCCGGCTGCCCCGGAGCAGAGCGAGGCGGCCGAGGCGGCCGAGGTGCGCCCCATGACGCGCCGCGAGCTGCGCGCGCTGGAGGCGAGCGGTCGCCTGACCGCCGTGCGCGGCCCGCGCACGGGCCCGCAGCGCGCCACCGCACCGAAGACCGGTCCGCAGCGAGCGGTGCTGCCGCCCGCTCCGCAGACCCCGCCCTCGCGCTCTGCGGCGCCGCTGCCCGAGCCCGCGGCGTCCCGGCCCGCCCCGGCGCCCGTGGCGCCGCCGCTGGTGCCCGCACCCACCGCCGTGGTGACGGGGCCGATCACCGGCCCGACGCAGCTGCCGGCCGGTCTCGTCCTCCCTGCCGACGAGACCCCGTTCACGCCGGTGTCCTCGGCCTCCGGGGCCGGTGCGGCGTCGCTGCCGCGCCGCTCGCCGGGTGCACCCGCAGCTGCGGAGGGCGGGTCCGACCGGGCCGCCGGGTGGCTCGCCCAGCCGGGCGCCCCGCTGCGGCCGCTGCGCTCGATGCCGCCGGCCACCGGCGTCTCCCCGGCCCTGGCCTCCTTCGAGACCGGTCGCATCCCCCGGGAGCCCTACCGACCGTCAGCGCACGCCTCGGGCGCAGCGCCCCTGGCGAGGCGGGCACCGTCGTCGTCGCCGTCCTCCTCGGCCCCCCGCAGCGCGGTGGCCCAGCACCCGCCCCGCCGCCGCGAGCCGTCCGAGGTCCGGAGCATGCTGGCGGGCTACACCAGCGGCGTCAGCCGCGCCCGCCGCACCCCCGCGGGCGCCCAGAGCGACACCCAGACCAAGGAGGAGCGGTGA
- the cysK gene encoding cysteine synthase A has product MRIYDDVTQLVGRTPLVRLNRLAEGAVAEVVAKLEFYNPSASVKDRIAVAMLDAAEASGELQPGGTVVEATSGNTGIGLAMAGAARGYRVVLTMPETMSLERRALLKAYGAEVVLTPGSEGMKGAVARAVEVAAERGAVQVRQFANAANPEVHRRTTAEEIWEDTDGRVDVVVAGIGTGGTITGVGQVLKQRKPGLRMVAVEPKESPILNGGQPGPHKIQGIGPNFVPEVLDTSIYDEVVDVDIDTSVAWARRAASEEGILAGLSSGAALSAAVQVASRPEMEGKLVVVVIPSFGERYLSTVLYSDLMQ; this is encoded by the coding sequence GTGCGCATCTACGACGACGTCACGCAGCTGGTCGGCCGCACCCCGCTGGTGCGCCTCAACCGCCTCGCCGAGGGCGCGGTGGCCGAGGTGGTCGCCAAGCTCGAGTTCTACAACCCCTCCGCCAGCGTGAAGGACCGCATCGCGGTCGCCATGCTCGACGCCGCCGAGGCGTCGGGGGAGCTGCAGCCGGGTGGCACCGTCGTGGAGGCCACCAGCGGCAACACGGGCATCGGCCTGGCCATGGCGGGAGCGGCCCGCGGCTACCGCGTGGTGCTGACCATGCCCGAGACGATGAGCCTGGAGCGGCGCGCGCTGCTGAAGGCGTACGGCGCCGAGGTGGTGCTCACCCCGGGCAGCGAGGGCATGAAGGGCGCCGTCGCCCGGGCCGTCGAGGTCGCCGCCGAGCGGGGCGCGGTGCAGGTGCGCCAGTTCGCCAACGCCGCCAACCCCGAGGTGCACCGCCGCACCACCGCCGAGGAGATCTGGGAGGACACCGACGGCCGCGTCGACGTGGTCGTCGCCGGCATCGGCACCGGAGGCACCATCACCGGTGTCGGGCAGGTGCTCAAGCAGCGCAAGCCCGGCCTGCGGATGGTCGCGGTGGAGCCGAAGGAGTCCCCGATCCTCAACGGCGGGCAGCCCGGGCCCCACAAAATCCAGGGCATCGGCCCCAACTTCGTGCCCGAGGTCCTCGACACGTCGATCTACGACGAGGTCGTCGACGTCGACATCGACACCTCCGTCGCCTGGGCTCGCCGGGCGGCCTCCGAGGAGGGCATCCTCGCGGGGCTGTCCTCCGGCGCCGCCCTGTCGGCCGCCGTGCAGGTGGCCAGCCGCCCCGAGATGGAGGGGAAGCTGGTCGTCGTCGTCATCCCCAGCTTCGGGGAGCGCTACCTGTCGACGGTCCTCTACAGCGACCTCATGCAGTGA